GAGAAAACAAACAGGGGTAACAGAGACACACGACAGGATTTGAAGACCCAAAATCCGAAATCTCTTCCTCTTAAGCGACCTTGACCTCGATGGCCTTGCGTTTCTTGGGCTCTGGCGGCGGCAACTTCTCCACCGTCACCGTCAGCACGCCGTCCTGACAAACCGCCGAAATGGCATCAGTGTTGGCATTCTCCGGCAGGGAGAACTTCCTCATGAACTTGCCCACCCTGCGCTCCATCCTCACGTACTTGGCACCGTCCTTTTCCTCCGCCTCCCGCTTCCTCTCGCCACTTATGAGCAGCACATTGTCGTCCTCCACCTGCACCTTGATGTTGCCGCTCTTCAGCCCCGGCATGTCCACCACGAACACATACGAATTCGGGTATTCCTTCACGTCCGCCGGCGTCGCCGCCATCGCCTTCGCGTCCCGCACGTAGGTCTGGGTGGGCGCGCTGAAGGACTTATCCCCCTCGTCGGCCCCGTCCAGAATGTGTTGCAGAGTGGAGAACAGAGGCGAGTCGAAGCCCATGATCCTCATATCCATCTTTTTCTTCTTCGATCTTCTAAATCCCCTTCTGGGTTGTGAAATTCCaaaaacgtttttttttttttttctacaattgCTTTGATTGTTGCAATTCGGGGAAAGGGGTGGATGAGATTTTATAGGGAGTGGGCGGCGAGTGGCGCAGAGGAGGAGGTCTCTGGAGGGTGATGGGGGATTTGGGAACTTTCCAGGAGCTTCCGTGACTTCAATTCCACAAGGGTCCAGAATGTTGTAGAAAGCCATATGAGCGGCAAAGAAGTCTCTTCTTTGGTTTTAtcgaaatttaaataaataaaatgttatttttcttaattatttaatttgtatttgtattttttatttttattttaattatttaattgttgtaatttatatatgAAGTTTACATATTAAATTAGATCTattatgaaattaaaaaaaaaagtacaaaaaataaaaataaaaattacaatagaaaaaaaaaatgtatttctaTTAACCTAGATCTATTATGAAATGCTTCGAAAATTTAAGATTTGAATTGATGTCCTTTCATTGATTCCTCCTAAATTGCATTGATTTATCCTAAAAATTTCATTTCAATTGAAActtaaaatatctaaaaattagTTTCAAAGAACATATGCCTAACACATATATAACTTGATTCTTTATTAATAAGATCAGACAAACACAGATATTGAAATTGATACCTTCTACTACTAATTAATTCCTATCCACTCCTGCAATGATGTCTTCATCTATTATCGTCGTATAGATAAGTGAAGGAAGCCTAAGCTGTTGAAATTGCAtcgatattatttttatttattgtttgtttgatACATGACAACATGGAGCAAgatgaaataaaacaaaattaatttttaaaatattttgtattatttaatttttattttattgttatgtCCATCCGAGTTtactttgaaaatcaacattaaAATTAGTGTATATGTTTGATAACATAGAACAAGCTCATATCTCTCTCAAACCATTATCTAATAGttcggaaaaaaaaaacaaaaaaaagaaaatagaaaaatagtGTATTAGTTTCTTAAGTTAGGAGTGGGAGTCTATTTTTGAGGAGGTCAGAACAAAAATGCAAAGGCTTTTTATTCACTTTTTTATTCCCTTGCAAGTGCCTTGGTATAATTTATAATCAAACattaattatttcttttattaatttttaatcttacaattttttttaataaggaTTATGTGATTTGCACTTGTGTTTGAAGTACATATGATGAGATTATATTAATACTAGATTCtaaaatatcatataaaaatttaaCTTGATAGACCCGAACCTTCTATTAAAAAATGACACAATTCTTCAATTTAACTATCCCTTAGTTTTTTGTACCTCTCTTATCTCTTACATGTGACATGAAAATTTAACTTTGAAACCCAATAATAATTTTCGAAACATTAAAACAATCACCAACTTtaccataaaattttaaaacttatatcTTATACCACGAATTTTATCATTGAAGGTCCGAAAAATTCTATAAgatctcaaaaaaataaaataaattattatgtaTGTTCAAACTTAGGAATTATAGTGAGTTGTAAACTATAGTGAGGTGTGAATCTCTCCTTACGTATTATTAACATAAAAAGACCTTATCATTATAGACGTTTTATACAAATAAGATCcacacataatttttttttttttataaatcgtAATATGATGattgcttatttatttaatctgAATTTTATAGAAAACCTATAAAAATTCCACAAAAAAATTTTCTCATTAATCTTTTTAAAGctatttgaataaattttcaaaatttttacttACTTTATTTTGCAAATTAATTGTATTTTTGTGTTAATTGAGTCATTCAATTTATAAATAATAAGACAACATCATTAGCGTTGGCATGAAAACTTGCAGCAGTGAGTTGAGCTATAAAATTATTGCTCAAGGAGAAGTACTTGTAAAAACGACTTCATGcttaaatttttgtttttaagtTTATTCGCGCAAATAAATttaaacttaatttggactttaaCTTGGGCTACAACTATTGTTAAACTTAGGATTATTTCACCTAGTTTACTATTACACAGGTGAATAGAGAGTGTATGATTGTGTTAACATACACCAAGTAAATTCCCATGAAAGTGGGGAgtcacaatggaccgcttaagtcTCATATTTCTAGACAGAGTTTTCTTTGAATAcataattagcacaatatattattataactatACCTGACAATAACTAACTATTGAATAGATGAAAGGAAGGACAccaaaatttaacgtggttcggctaattgtgcctacgtcctcggacactatcaattAATATTTCTCTAGTGTCGAAATATtacaaagagagaagagagaatgtgcttAAGAGAGAAGTAGACAATTTTGGGGATAAAGTTACAAATGAAAGTGGTGAGTTTATATAGGGTAGAGAATAATATTATTACAACAATCCATCACCCACCATTGAAGACTAACCCACTATTGAAGACTTCCATAGCAATCTCAAGTTCAATAATGGTGAGTTTCTAGAAAagaatcataatttaataaatctccaccttgacaaaATTCCATCTCTTAAAATCTCTTATGAATTCCATATTATCTTCAGATGCGCTTGTAGCGCCAATCGTTCAATTTTTAAcaatgttgatcaagttcaaACAATGTTAAAACTTGATCGTAGTCACGACTTTTGTCATCATATAAGTAGGATTCTTAGTGGTTCGAATCTTCTAGATTACTACTCTACCTTCTTCCATAATTTCTCATACAAAGTGATATCAAACGTGCTTTTTCCTTGAATGGTAGACTTGATTATTTGCTAGATGGatagcactttgactatcacaatacaCCTTGATGTGTTTCTATCAAATTCCCAATTCTTTCATCATTCCTTGAAGCCAAATTGCCTCCTTCAAAGCCTCTGTGACTGCCACATACTCTGCCtctgtagtagacaaagcaaCCGTTGAccgtaaggtagacctccaactaacCAGTGCTTTTGCAAGAGTAAATACATAACCAGTAGTTGACCAACACTTATCCAAATCACTAGCGTAGTCAGAATCACAAAATCCAATAATACTATGACCATCTTGTTTATCTTGCTCAAATATCAGTCCAACATCTATGTTATACAGAATGTAtcgtagaatccatttcacagcttgccaatatTCCTTTctaggatcatgcatatacctgcttaCAATTCCAACGACTTGTGAAATATCGAGCCTtatacacaccatggcatacatcaagctaccaacaACACTTGAATATGATACTTTTGACATGTATTCTCGTTCAGCTTCAGTTTTTAAAGATATAAATGTACTCaacttgaaatgaggagcaagcggaGTACTAACATGTTTTGACTTCTCATTTATATCAAAACACTTTAGTGAggttagttttttcctcattctTCTTTAGTTTCTCTGCTTTCTTAGATGAGTTAGGACTAACCTGTTGTTGGTGGTGGAAATGTTTTTCCTGACTCTTTTGTTATAAaagtaggttgaacatatcctccattttTCTTTTGGAAGACGAGAAATCCGTTCCTAATGACCCTCAAATGTTCTACGGGTGATTTTTTTCTAACAGTAGGCCAAAACTTAAGCCATGAATTGTTGTCATTATTTGAACATTGAAGGTCAAGAGCAAAATGTGCACCTCTTAGAAGCGGTTCTTACAATGGCCCCAACTGTTGTGAGATAAAAATGGTGATGACTTACGATATTGCTTTCCGACTTTCAAAGACTTGAAAAgaatgaaaataaagcaaactTAAAAGACTTGGGGTGTACTCCAAAAAGTCACTTTGATGTCTTAAGTAATGGAATGCTTTCAAGAGATGGAATGCAATAATAAAATTGGGATTAAGTGTAAGCTACCTTAATTTATTTGCATCACTTTTTTTTATAGTGACGAAATTTGACCCTTAGATAATTATCATTATTCCACCTAAACATGAATTGTTCTAAAAGTTTAAAATGCAAACATAAATCACTCCAAGCATTTAAAACGTTAGTGTAAATCTCTCCcttaattattaaattagattTAATTACTTCTATAGAGAATTTTACTGGCACTGATTGCTGGATTATAACTTCCTTTGCATATGAGAGGAAAAGTTGCGGCTAATGGTAATCAACTCCATGGACGAATCACATGACCTGCACGGCAAATTAATTGCAGCTTCACTGATGGAAGATGACACATCCTCAATTCTCTAAAAATTCAGTATCCACTGAACATATTTTATTCAACGATTTCAAGAACACAGACACTTTACACCTCGGTCGTTTCAGGTCGATTCAGCAAAACCCCAAATACATCAGAGAAACTCAAACATCACACCCAATCCATATTCACGAAACAGAACGAAAACAGAGGGGTAACAGAGACGAAACATAGACTATAGTTGCGAAAAGGACCCACAATCTGAGATTTTCATTGATCTCCATCTCATGCGATCTTCACCTCGATGGTCTTGGGTTTCTTGGGCTCCGGCGGCGGCAACTTCTCCACCGTCACCGTCAACACGCCGTCCTGGAACACCGCCGAAATCTTATCAGTGTTGGCGTTCTCCGGCAGGGAGAACTTCCTCATGAACTTGCCCACCCTGCGCTCCATCCTCACGTACTTGGCGCCGTCCTCCTCTGCCTCCCGCTTCCTCTCGCCGCTTACGAGCAGCATATTGTCGTCCTCCACCTCCACCTTGATGTCGCCGCTCTTCAGCCCCGGCATGTCCACCACGAACACGTACGAGTTAGGGTACTCCTTCACGTCCGCCGGCGTCGCCGCTATCGCCTTCGCGTCCCGGACGTACTTCCGGCTGGGGGAGTTGAAGGACTTGTCGGCGTCGTCGGTGGCTTCCAAAATGTGCTGCAGAGTGGAAAACAGAGGCGAGTCGAAGCCCAGAATCCTCGTATCCATACTTGTAACTCTTCAAATCCTTCTGCTCTGGGTTGGAATTGAAAATGATAGTGCAGAGAACTGAAATTGGGTTGTGGGAAATCTCGGGAATGATCTCTCAGAAAGGAAATTGCTTGATTTCATGCGATTGAATATGGATGGAGAGGAGAAGGGGGTGCATGTGTTCTTATAGGGAAGAGGACGGAGGAGGGGGATGGAGGACTTGGGAACTTTCCAGGAGGTTCTGCGActtctttatattattaatttatactttATTACACTAGGTAAAGGTTCCAGAATGTTGTGGAAATATCTTtactttgtctatatatatatatatatatattatatggaTATAAGATATCTGTATGTATATTGCAAAGGGAAGGTTTCAATTTTCTTATGAGATGCCTTTTAGATATatgtttttattaaaattaaaattaaataaaattaaagaatagaATAACAATGCATATTTTTTATCATGGATATTTATTTCACTATcagatatatatttttaaaaagtattttttaagAGAAATAAACATAAATAAAGTGCACATTCGTTATCATATGTATATTTGCATTGGTTATTTatatatgttaattaattaattaaaattaaaactaaaaatttaagTAACTCAATTTAACCCCCTCTTGGATTGCATTTGAGACAACATGTAGACATTAGATTCTGATTGAAATCCAATGAAACCATCTGTTCAAAATGAAGCGATAAGGATAATTATTCTATTTTTCAACTATCCAGTAggtgttttgatttttttgtttttgtttttgcttcCTTTGCAACACCTAGAAGATGTGTTCACTCCCTAAATCCAATAAGATGAATCATACATGCGAAACCTATCTAAATTAGCTCATTtcttcaattctctctctctttttctttttccttatatttttggTATTTCGATAAAGTATTTGTTGTGTGTAATTTCAgttgattgctaattctattttcagattttaattaattccaagcTGACCACAATAACACCTAAacataaacctgtttattttgacgtGTGTGCGTATGCTAAGCCTAATCAAGAAtaatatatgttcaccaaataatattcagCAAAGTATAAACATGTCAATCACACAATTACAATCCACAAGAACATATTTACGTGGCTCGGCCCAAAAATTGGTCTACATCCACGGTAGAAACTCACCTCtagagacactatattaaataggtggaaataaatacaagtacacacagatttaccctttcttgtcttaccgATTTTTTctggaaatcagcccaagaataatccaagaaacCCCACTTCGCACCTACGAATAACCCTAAGTTTCTCCCTATATTCGTCCCTGATTTCCCTACAAGAAATCCCTCCCAAGAAACTAAATTTGTGTTTTTACCTTTCCTTACCAGTGCATGAATCTCCGCTGGAGATTGGAGATACCCAGCGCCGCACCTCCTCCTGTCGGCTCTTTCTCCCGTGCGGCCTCACTCTCCCGCGCAGCTACTGAAGGCTCTCGGTTCTGCAGGTGCTCTCATGGTTGGGAAGACTCCTACTGCTGGGAAGAACTCGGGGCAGGGGTGATGGAGAAGACTCTCGCGGTTGGCCCTGCAAGAGTCTCTCACGGCTGGAGAAGAGAAAACCTCCTCTGCGCTGCTGTTTCTCTGATGCTGccaaacaaaaaaaattgaagacCCCTTGTTCTGAAGTTTCCAGCCTCCCTTGAAACCCTATGCTCATGCTGTTTTTATTATTTACAATACAAAGAGAGGTAAATTACATCATTGCCCCCCCcctttaaaataaagaaaaactgcAGCCATTGGATCTCTCCAATAAATGGACGGCCTGGATTTGTTTCaagccttgacactccaacaGTATTCACCAAGAAAACTCAAGTTGTTTAGAAAACTTTAAGCTTGAACGTGATCctctttactctctctctctctctctctctctctctcacgacctgctcatttttccacttatatatatatatatatatatatttttatcatcataaaatcaatatcacacatctcacattccagttcagcaggtcacaatccacttggacccgtgaataccagggatatatcagaacatacaggAGAAGTCCTAGCAACAGAAAACATACAATCTCATACatctcatcatttcatatatcacattatactagagttactacaatcgctgtatttccatatatatatatacatcccaaaaataagacctagggacatttccccaaaaatctaactgtccctacaaaacttaccctttaaaaaggGCAAATGCACAGCACTagctcagcggggcttttcccgctctcctatctggggctcctgaaaagttaataagatttaggggtgagacacctttcagtgagggaaataaactaatactagtgtgtgacaacatgagtattcagtgttcaacatatatcatacataacatgttcagtactgtttatcaaatctgggaaaacatacatataccatcaaaacatggcagaacatactgcatttttcataatcatatttcatatcatataataataataacataaaaacattcttggtaggttaattgactgttgtcatgtattacccccacatgactgggttgtatgacctgaaggcgggacctgacaatggttggtcaaccactgccaagtcaatagtctagtctgtaggttcgatgggtctgccagacgtggtccgtacactaggggcgataacagcacacttcttgaaaataaccacattgaccatccaatcttacactattccgtacagcggtgttaacacaaatatcatgttcacgaaaaccatggacacatagcaacggtaccatgcaagtgctagcctaaaccaaaccaatcaggttttgatattatatacatatactaaaaccgtgatacataaatatctcatatcattaattaccaAACCAATTATATCAATTTGCACATACACGTatgtcatgaaaatcatcggcccatatgccggtattacacattttatcataattcggcccgtacgccggcaaatcatagcacagccgtGCGCTGACAAATCAcacacatagctcggcctgtacgccggtaaacCATAGCACAACCTATACACTAGCAATCACACACATAGCTCAGCTTGTACGCCGGCAAACCATAgaacagcccgtacgctggcaatcaCACACAcaactcggcccatacgccggaaaaccatatcataaaaatctcggcttgTACCCCGATTTTTCCATCgcaaaaatccatatcatccacattcccagaaaatagtatttcacaacattttatacttatgccacacaagcggattttcacatattcaatcatacaatcattttcacagtattttgcaaatataaaatatatatatgtattttccgcaaatcagatgctaaatat
This genomic stretch from Malania oleifera isolate guangnan ecotype guangnan chromosome 3, ASM2987363v1, whole genome shotgun sequence harbors:
- the LOC131152306 gene encoding 17.3 kDa class II heat shock protein-like; its protein translation is MDMRIMGFDSPLFSTLQHILDGADEGDKSFSAPTQTYVRDAKAMAATPADVKEYPNSYVFVVDMPGLKSGNIKVQVEDDNVLLISGERKREAEEKDGAKYVRMERRVGKFMRKFSLPENANTDAISAVCQDGVLTVTVEKLPPPEPKKRKAIEVKVA
- the LOC131152307 gene encoding 17.3 kDa class II heat shock protein-like, whose product is MDTRILGFDSPLFSTLQHILEATDDADKSFNSPSRKYVRDAKAIAATPADVKEYPNSYVFVVDMPGLKSGDIKVEVEDDNMLLVSGERKREAEEDGAKYVRMERRVGKFMRKFSLPENANTDKISAVFQDGVLTVTVEKLPPPEPKKPKTIEVKIA